The Mycobacterium seoulense genome has a window encoding:
- a CDS encoding sensor histidine kinase, with protein sequence MTESESAGVTAGTEIGKLGFVHSALIYQSQQEYLDFVGRFVSEGLAMGEAVLVAVPSDKMALLHDALSAGGAASDDLRLVDITEVARNPSRLMAMEGAFVDEHPDRRVRIVSQLAWPGRTEEELVACVEHEALVNGAMDGYQVTGLCLYDGSRLDDDVLADARSTHPLLWSGGALRRSADYAPDAALQRCNRPLPANPGAVTYVVRKSADLSPARSFAVDYAGWIGLSQDGIEDLQLVATELASNSLMYTEGACQLAFWRDDDYLVCEARDTGCFEDPLVGRLDPGPCGPASRGLYLVNAISDLVRTHTTTSGTTIQAYLRFEPSAGPTG encoded by the coding sequence GTGACCGAAAGCGAGAGTGCTGGAGTGACCGCGGGCACAGAGATCGGGAAGCTGGGCTTCGTCCACTCCGCACTCATCTACCAATCCCAGCAAGAGTATTTGGATTTCGTGGGCCGCTTCGTCAGCGAGGGCTTGGCGATGGGTGAGGCGGTACTCGTCGCGGTGCCGTCCGACAAAATGGCGTTGCTGCACGACGCGCTGAGCGCGGGCGGTGCGGCGTCGGACGATCTGCGCTTGGTGGACATCACGGAGGTCGCCCGCAACCCGAGCCGGCTGATGGCGATGGAGGGAGCGTTCGTCGACGAACACCCCGACCGGCGCGTGCGGATCGTCAGTCAACTCGCCTGGCCCGGGCGCACCGAAGAGGAACTGGTCGCCTGCGTGGAGCACGAGGCACTGGTGAACGGGGCCATGGACGGCTACCAGGTCACCGGGTTGTGCCTCTACGACGGGAGCCGGCTCGACGACGACGTCCTGGCGGACGCCCGCAGCACCCACCCCTTGTTGTGGAGCGGCGGCGCACTCCGACGCAGCGCCGACTACGCGCCGGATGCCGCCTTGCAGCGCTGCAACCGGCCGCTGCCCGCTAATCCGGGCGCCGTGACCTACGTGGTGAGGAAGTCGGCGGACTTGAGCCCCGCGCGGTCCTTCGCCGTCGACTACGCGGGCTGGATCGGGTTGTCCCAGGACGGGATCGAGGACTTGCAGCTGGTGGCCACCGAGCTGGCCAGCAACAGCCTGATGTACACCGAGGGCGCGTGCCAACTCGCCTTCTGGCGGGACGACGACTATCTGGTGTGCGAGGCGCGCGACACCGGATGCTTCGAGGATCCGCTGGTCGGCCGACTGGACCCGGGGCCGTGCGGCCCCGCCAGCCGGGGGCTATACCTGGTCAACGCCATCTCGGACCTGGTGCGCACCCACACCACCACCAGCGGCACGACAATTCAGGCGTATCTCCGGTTCGAGCCGTCGGCCGGCCCCACGGGCTGA
- a CDS encoding 2-isopropylmalate synthase → MTLLETLPTTLPERLDPPDHPDSECPATVWFAQKFGAPLPRGLREQAGAMSRARFVATYGPAAGPIRLRNWECTDDDRRLGPQARNFRAMIAVGERISTSTAAAGGPIAALSAMLHDRGIPLEILKFHQLRSGGDTATFVRGSNGAREEWAMGWSDDPTQSALRAVIACANRLLA, encoded by the coding sequence ATGACTCTTCTTGAGACTCTTCCCACGACCCTTCCCGAGCGGCTCGATCCGCCCGACCACCCGGACAGCGAGTGCCCGGCCACGGTGTGGTTCGCGCAGAAGTTCGGCGCCCCACTGCCCCGCGGCCTGCGGGAGCAGGCCGGCGCGATGTCGCGGGCGCGTTTCGTCGCGACCTACGGTCCCGCGGCCGGCCCGATCCGCTTACGCAACTGGGAGTGCACCGATGACGATCGGCGGCTGGGGCCGCAGGCCCGCAACTTTCGGGCCATGATCGCCGTCGGCGAGCGCATCAGCACGTCAACCGCGGCCGCCGGCGGGCCGATCGCCGCGCTCAGCGCCATGCTGCACGATCGCGGGATCCCGCTGGAGATCCTGAAGTTTCATCAGCTGCGATCCGGGGGGGACACCGCCACGTTCGTCCGTGGAAGCAACGGGGCCCGCGAGGAGTGGGCGATGGGCTGGTCGGACGATCCGACGCAGTCGGCGCTGCGCGCGGTGATCGCCTGCGCCAACCGGCTTCTCGCCTGA
- a CDS encoding cytochrome P450 has protein sequence MTATISTPQYLLDQARRRFTPTLNTIPGMGAVERRLLAHDWETKVLAEPPAGSGLKPVVGDAGLPILGHIIEMFRGGPDYALHLYRTRGPLHYLDSPIMPAVTALGPDATQAVFSNKNKDFSQKGWHPVIGPFFNRGLMMLDFDEHMYHRRIMQEAFTRTRLTGYVEHIDRVASEIVANWPTNDARFLFHPAMKELTLDIASLVFMGHEPGTDHDLVTKVNQAFTITTRAGGAIIRQPLPPFKWWRGLRARKLLEDYFADRVKERRNATGNDMLTVLCHTEDDDGNSFTDEDIVNHMIFLMMAAHDTSTSTTTTMVYNMAANPEWQERAREESARLGDGPLDIEALEKLETLELIMNESLRMVTPLPFNMRQAVRDTELLGHYIPAGTNITIWPGMNHRLPELWTDPDKFDPERFAEPRSEHKKHRYAFAPFGGGAHKCIGMVFGQLEVKTVVHRLLRRYRLELARPGYQPHLDYGGMPIPMDGMPIVLRPL, from the coding sequence ATGACCGCCACGATCAGCACCCCGCAGTACCTGCTGGACCAGGCGCGGCGCCGGTTCACGCCGACGCTGAACACGATCCCGGGGATGGGTGCGGTCGAAAGGCGCCTGCTCGCCCACGACTGGGAAACCAAGGTCTTAGCCGAACCGCCCGCCGGAAGCGGGCTCAAACCCGTGGTGGGCGATGCCGGGCTCCCGATCCTCGGCCACATCATCGAGATGTTCAGGGGCGGGCCGGACTACGCGCTGCATCTCTATCGCACCCGCGGCCCCCTGCACTACCTCGACTCGCCGATCATGCCGGCGGTCACCGCGCTGGGGCCGGATGCCACCCAGGCCGTGTTCTCGAACAAGAACAAGGACTTCTCGCAGAAGGGGTGGCACCCGGTGATCGGGCCGTTCTTCAACCGCGGCCTGATGATGCTGGACTTCGACGAGCACATGTACCACCGGCGCATCATGCAGGAGGCATTCACCCGCACCCGGCTGACGGGCTACGTCGAGCACATCGACCGGGTCGCGAGCGAGATCGTCGCCAACTGGCCGACGAACGACGCCCGGTTCCTGTTCCACCCGGCGATGAAGGAACTCACCTTGGACATCGCCTCCCTGGTGTTCATGGGACACGAGCCGGGCACCGACCACGACCTGGTCACCAAGGTCAACCAGGCGTTCACGATCACGACCCGCGCCGGCGGCGCGATCATTCGCCAGCCGCTTCCGCCGTTCAAGTGGTGGCGCGGGCTGCGGGCCCGCAAGCTGCTCGAGGACTACTTCGCGGACCGGGTCAAGGAGCGCCGCAACGCCACCGGCAACGACATGCTCACGGTGTTGTGCCACACCGAGGACGACGACGGCAACAGCTTCACCGACGAAGACATCGTCAACCACATGATCTTCTTGATGATGGCCGCCCACGACACGTCGACGTCGACGACCACCACGATGGTCTACAACATGGCGGCAAACCCGGAGTGGCAGGAGCGCGCGCGGGAGGAGTCGGCCCGGCTCGGCGACGGCCCGCTGGACATCGAGGCGCTGGAGAAGCTGGAAACGCTCGAATTGATCATGAACGAGTCGCTGCGCATGGTGACGCCGCTGCCGTTCAACATGCGGCAGGCCGTTCGCGACACGGAGCTGCTCGGCCACTACATCCCGGCCGGGACCAACATCACCATCTGGCCCGGCATGAACCACCGGCTGCCCGAATTGTGGACGGACCCGGACAAATTCGATCCCGAACGCTTCGCCGAGCCGCGCTCCGAGCACAAGAAGCACCGATACGCCTTCGCGCCGTTCGGCGGCGGCGCGCACAAGTGCATCGGCATGGTGTTCGGGCAGCTCGAGGTCAAGACCGTCGTGCATCGGCTGCTGCGCCGCTACCGGCTGGAGCTGGCCCGGCCGGGCTATCAGCCGCACTTGGACTACGGCGGCATGCCGATACCGATGGACGGCATGCCGATCGTGCTGCGCCCGCTGTAG
- a CDS encoding TetR/AcrR family transcriptional regulator, translated as MSSHPATPEPGGQRRGDKQRQAILQAVRELLQEKPFAELSVSTISLRAGVARSGFYFYFDSKYAVLAQLMAEAAQELEELTQDFAPRQPGESPEQFAKRMVGSAAAVYAHNDPVMTACNEARNTDVEIRNLMDQQFEVVLGQIVSIVEAEMKAGTASPISDDLPTLIRTLAGTTALMLTGDPILAGRDSDRDRRVRVLERLWLHALWSGRP; from the coding sequence ATGAGCAGCCACCCCGCCACCCCCGAGCCCGGCGGGCAACGGCGCGGCGACAAACAGCGCCAGGCGATCCTGCAGGCGGTGCGGGAACTGCTGCAGGAGAAGCCATTCGCGGAGCTGTCGGTCAGCACCATCAGCTTGCGGGCCGGGGTGGCCCGGTCCGGCTTCTACTTCTACTTCGACTCCAAATACGCCGTACTGGCCCAGCTCATGGCCGAGGCCGCCCAGGAGCTCGAGGAGCTCACGCAGGATTTCGCACCGCGCCAGCCCGGCGAGTCGCCGGAGCAGTTCGCCAAACGCATGGTCGGCAGCGCGGCCGCCGTGTACGCGCACAACGATCCCGTGATGACCGCGTGCAACGAGGCCCGCAACACCGACGTCGAGATCCGCAATCTCATGGACCAACAATTCGAGGTGGTGCTGGGCCAGATCGTCTCCATCGTCGAGGCCGAGATGAAGGCCGGGACGGCCAGCCCGATCAGCGACGACCTGCCGACGCTGATCCGCACCCTCGCCGGCACCACCGCGCTGATGCTGACCGGCGACCCGATCCTGGCCGGCCGTGACAGCGATCGCGATCGCCGCGTTCGCGTGCTGGAGCGACTGTGGCTGCACGCGCTGTGGAGCGGGCGTCCCTAG
- a CDS encoding SDR family oxidoreductase encodes MGQQGYFAGKRCLVTGAASGIGRATALRLAAQGAELFLTDRDRDGLELTVADARALGARVSEHRALDIASYEQVAGFAAHIHRSHPSMDVVLNIAGVSAWGTVDRLTHEQWSKMIAINLMGPIHVIETFVPAMVAARNGGHLVNVSSAAGLVALPWHAAYSASKYGLRGLSEVLRFDLARHHIGVSVVVPGAVNTPLVQTVEIAGVDREDPKVARWVNRFSGHAVSPERAADKILAGVAKNRYLIYTSPDIRALYAFKRLAWWPYSVAMRQVNVVFTRALRPAPAPLVSHDQFETHPQQPDRAVEFE; translated from the coding sequence ATGGGGCAGCAGGGATATTTCGCAGGCAAACGGTGTCTGGTCACCGGGGCGGCCAGCGGCATCGGCCGCGCCACCGCGTTGCGGTTGGCCGCCCAGGGCGCCGAGCTCTTTCTCACCGATCGCGACCGGGACGGCCTCGAGCTGACCGTGGCCGACGCCCGCGCGCTGGGGGCGCGGGTGTCCGAGCATCGGGCTCTCGACATCGCGAGCTATGAGCAGGTGGCGGGGTTCGCCGCCCACATCCATCGCAGCCATCCGAGCATGGACGTGGTGCTCAACATCGCCGGAGTGTCCGCCTGGGGGACCGTCGACCGGCTGACGCACGAGCAGTGGAGCAAGATGATCGCGATCAACCTGATGGGGCCGATCCACGTCATCGAAACGTTCGTCCCGGCGATGGTGGCGGCCCGCAACGGCGGGCACCTGGTCAATGTGTCGTCGGCGGCCGGGCTGGTCGCGCTCCCGTGGCACGCCGCCTACAGCGCCAGCAAGTACGGCTTGCGCGGCCTGTCGGAGGTGCTGCGCTTCGACCTGGCCCGGCACCACATCGGGGTCTCGGTCGTCGTGCCGGGCGCGGTGAACACCCCGCTGGTCCAGACGGTCGAAATCGCCGGCGTGGACCGCGAAGACCCCAAGGTCGCCCGCTGGGTGAACCGCTTCAGCGGTCACGCCGTCTCGCCGGAGAGGGCGGCCGACAAGATCCTGGCGGGGGTGGCCAAGAACCGCTACCTGATCTACACCTCGCCGGACATCCGGGCGCTGTACGCCTTCAAGCGGCTGGCCTGGTGGCCCTACAGCGTGGCGATGCGTCAGGTCAATGTGGTGTTCACCCGGGCGTTGCGGCCCGCGCCAGCGCCGCTAGTCTCCCATGACCAGTTCGAGACGCACCCCCAGCAGCCGGACCGGGCGGTCGAGTTCGAATAG
- a CDS encoding DNA polymerase IV, translating to MAAPTPSWVLHVDLDQFLASVELRRHPELAGLPVIVGGNGDPSEPRKVVTCASYEAREFGVCAGMPLRAAARRCPEATFLPSDAAAYDAASEEVMALLRDLGHQVEVWGWDEAYVGVTDSDPTEVADEIRAVISSETGLSCSVGISDNKQRAKVATGFAKPAGVFALTDANWMTLMADRPVDALWGVGPKTAKKLAALGITTVWELAHSDAELLTSAFGPRTGLWLLLLAKGGGDTGVSAEPWIPRSRSHVVTFPRDLTDRAEMDSAITRLAEQALADVLASDRIVTRVAVTVRTATFYTRTKIRKLEAHTTDRDTIVAAALRILDLFELDRPVRLLGVRLELVMGD from the coding sequence ATGGCCGCGCCGACGCCGAGCTGGGTACTGCACGTCGACCTCGATCAGTTTCTGGCGTCGGTGGAGTTGCGCCGCCATCCCGAGTTGGCCGGGCTGCCGGTGATCGTCGGCGGAAACGGCGATCCGTCCGAACCGCGCAAGGTTGTCACCTGCGCCTCCTACGAGGCCCGCGAATTCGGGGTGTGCGCCGGCATGCCGTTGCGGGCGGCGGCGCGCCGCTGCCCCGAGGCGACGTTTCTGCCGTCGGACGCGGCCGCCTACGACGCGGCCTCCGAAGAAGTGATGGCGTTGCTGCGCGACCTGGGACACCAGGTCGAGGTATGGGGCTGGGACGAGGCATATGTCGGGGTGACGGACTCCGACCCGACCGAAGTGGCCGACGAGATCCGGGCGGTCATCTCGTCGGAAACCGGGCTGTCCTGTTCGGTCGGCATCAGCGACAACAAGCAGCGCGCGAAGGTCGCGACCGGCTTCGCCAAACCGGCGGGCGTCTTCGCGCTCACCGACGCGAACTGGATGACACTGATGGCGGACCGTCCCGTCGATGCGCTGTGGGGTGTCGGACCCAAGACCGCGAAAAAGCTCGCTGCCCTTGGGATCACGACGGTGTGGGAGCTCGCGCACAGCGACGCGGAGCTGCTGACGTCGGCGTTCGGCCCGCGCACCGGGCTGTGGCTGCTGCTGCTGGCCAAGGGCGGTGGCGACACCGGCGTCAGCGCCGAGCCGTGGATCCCGCGCTCGCGGAGCCACGTCGTCACCTTCCCGCGCGACCTCACCGATCGCGCCGAAATGGATTCGGCCATCACGCGATTGGCTGAGCAGGCGCTGGCCGACGTGCTCGCGTCGGACCGCATCGTGACCCGGGTCGCGGTCACCGTGCGGACCGCGACGTTCTACACCCGCACCAAGATCCGCAAGCTGGAAGCGCACACCACAGATCGCGACACCATCGTCGCCGCGGCGCTGCGCATCCTGGACCTATTCGAACTCGACCGCCCGGTCCGGCTGCTGGGGGTGCGTCTCGAACTGGTCATGGGAGACTAG
- a CDS encoding TetR/AcrR family transcriptional regulator, which produces MSERPGGLPVCAPLVVRQERGDAARNRALLLQAARNLVAERGAEAITMDDIAAAAGVGKGTLFRRFGSRAGLMLVLLDEDEQASQQAFLFGPPPLGPGAPPTDRLVAFGRERIRFVHTHHELLSAANRDPQNRHNAPAMVQRTHVRVLLRTAQSTGDLDVQTDALLALLDVDYIEHQLAEGGHTVQTLGDAWESLARKLCGR; this is translated from the coding sequence ATGAGCGAACGGCCGGGCGGGTTGCCCGTGTGCGCTCCGCTGGTGGTTCGTCAAGAGCGGGGCGACGCGGCGCGCAACCGCGCGCTCTTGCTCCAGGCTGCCCGAAACCTGGTCGCCGAGCGCGGCGCCGAGGCCATCACCATGGACGACATCGCCGCTGCCGCCGGGGTCGGCAAGGGCACGCTGTTCCGCCGCTTCGGCAGCAGAGCCGGCCTGATGCTGGTGTTGCTCGACGAAGACGAGCAAGCAAGCCAGCAAGCGTTTCTGTTCGGGCCGCCGCCCCTGGGCCCCGGCGCGCCCCCGACGGATCGCCTGGTCGCCTTCGGCCGCGAGCGCATCCGGTTCGTCCACACCCACCACGAACTGCTGTCGGCCGCCAACCGTGATCCGCAGAACCGGCACAATGCGCCTGCCATGGTGCAACGCACCCACGTGCGGGTCCTGCTGAGGACGGCCCAATCCACCGGCGACCTCGATGTGCAGACCGATGCGTTGCTGGCGCTGCTGGACGTGGACTACATCGAGCATCAACTCGCCGAAGGCGGCCACACTGTGCAGACGCTGGGTGACGCATGGGAAAGCTTGGCGCGCAAGCTTTGTGGGCGGTGA
- a CDS encoding NAD(P)H-dependent oxidoreductase — MAEIKILALVGSLRTASINRQIAELAAAVAPEGVSVTIFEGLNDVPFYNEEIDEAMNGDAPLLAPVAALRAAAADADAALVVTPEYNGSIPAVIKNAIDWLSRPFGDGALKGKPLAVIGGGFGRYGGVWAHDETRKSFGIAGARVVDSIKLSVPFTTLEGKAPAEHAELTANVRDVVGKLGAEIG; from the coding sequence TTGGCAGAGATCAAGATCTTGGCGTTGGTGGGCAGTCTGCGCACGGCGTCGATCAACCGTCAGATCGCCGAATTGGCGGCGGCTGTCGCGCCTGAGGGTGTCAGCGTCACGATTTTCGAGGGGCTGAACGACGTGCCTTTCTACAACGAGGAGATCGACGAAGCCATGAACGGCGACGCCCCGCTGCTGGCCCCGGTGGCCGCCCTGCGCGCCGCGGCGGCGGACGCGGACGCCGCGCTCGTCGTCACGCCGGAATACAACGGCAGCATCCCGGCCGTCATCAAGAACGCGATCGACTGGTTGTCCCGCCCGTTCGGTGACGGCGCGCTCAAGGGCAAGCCGCTGGCGGTGATCGGCGGAGGCTTTGGGCGCTACGGCGGGGTGTGGGCACACGACGAGACCCGCAAGTCGTTCGGGATCGCCGGCGCCCGGGTGGTCGACTCCATCAAGTTGTCGGTCCCGTTCACCACCCTGGAGGGCAAGGCCCCGGCCGAGCACGCCGAGCTGACGGCGAACGTGCGCGACGTAGTCGGGAAGCTGGGCGCCGAAATCGGCTGA
- the nrdH gene encoding glutaredoxin-like protein NrdH, translated as MSITVYTKPACVQCSATFKALDKQGIGYEKVDITLDNEARDYVMALGYLQAPVVVAENEHWSGFRPDRIKALAESALSA; from the coding sequence ATGAGCATCACCGTGTACACCAAGCCGGCATGCGTGCAGTGCAGCGCCACGTTCAAAGCCCTGGACAAGCAGGGCATCGGCTACGAGAAGGTCGACATCACGCTGGACAACGAGGCGCGCGACTACGTGATGGCGCTGGGGTACCTGCAGGCGCCCGTGGTGGTGGCGGAGAACGAGCACTGGTCGGGGTTCCGGCCGGACCGCATCAAGGCGCTCGCGGAATCGGCGCTCAGCGCCTGA
- the nrdI gene encoding class Ib ribonucleoside-diphosphate reductase assembly flavoprotein NrdI: MRSPLVYFSSVSENTHRFVQKLGVPATRIPLHGRIEVDEPYVLIVPTYGGGRATPDVNAGGYVPKQVIAFLNDEHNRSLIRGVIAAGNNNFGAEFAYAGNVISRKCGVPYLYRFELMGTPDDVEAVRAGLEDFWKEQTCHQPSLQSL, encoded by the coding sequence TTGCGATCGCCACTGGTGTATTTCTCCTCCGTGTCGGAGAACACCCACCGCTTCGTGCAGAAGCTGGGCGTTCCCGCCACGCGGATACCGCTGCACGGCCGCATCGAGGTCGACGAGCCGTACGTGCTGATCGTGCCCACGTACGGCGGTGGCCGGGCCACCCCGGACGTCAATGCCGGTGGCTACGTCCCCAAGCAGGTCATCGCATTCCTGAACGACGAGCACAACCGGTCGTTGATCCGCGGCGTCATCGCCGCGGGCAACAACAACTTCGGTGCCGAATTCGCCTACGCGGGCAACGTGATCTCCCGCAAATGCGGCGTTCCGTACCTTTATCGCTTCGAACTGATGGGAACCCCGGACGACGTGGAAGCCGTCCGCGCGGGCTTGGAAGATTTCTGGAAGGAACAGACGTGCCACCAACCGTCACTGCAGAGCCTGTAA
- the nrdE gene encoding class 1b ribonucleoside-diphosphate reductase subunit alpha, translating to MPPTVTAEPVTSGAHALPGETDYHALNAMLNLYDADGRIQFDKDVLAARQYFLQHVNQNTVFFHNQDEKLDYLIRENYYEREVLDQYSRNFVKELLDRAYAKKFRFPTFLGAFKYYTSYTLKTFDGKRYLERFEDRVVMVALTLAAGDTGLAEKLVDEIIDGRFQPATPTFLNSGKKQRGEPVSCFLLRIEDNMESIGRSINSALQLSKRGGGVALLLTNIREHGAPIKNIENQSSGVIPIMKLLEDSFSYANQLGARQGAGAVYLHAHHPDIYRFLDTKRENADEKIRIKTLSLGVVIPDITFELAKKNEDMYLFSPYDVERVYGLPFADISVTEKYYEMVDDARIRKTKIKAREFFQTLAELQFESGYPYIMYEDTVNRANPIEGKITHSNLCSEILQVSTPSEFNDDLSYSKVGKDISCNLGSLNIAKAMDSPDFAQTIEVAIRALTAVSDQTHITSVPSIEQGNNESHAIGLGQMNLHGYLARERIFYGSEEGIDFTNIYFYTVLYHALRASNRIAIERGRAFGGFERSKYASGEFFDKYIDQVWEPQTEKVRQLFADADIRIPTQDDWKRLKESVQEYGIYNQNLQAVPPTGSISYINHSTSSIHPIASKVEIRKEGKIGRVYYPAPYMTNDNLEYFQDAYEIGYEKVIDTYAAATQHVDQGLSLTLFFKDTATTRDVNKAQIYAWRKGIKTLYYIRLRQMALEGTEVEGCVSCML from the coding sequence GTGCCACCAACCGTCACTGCAGAGCCTGTAACGTCCGGCGCGCACGCGTTGCCCGGTGAGACGGACTATCACGCGCTGAACGCGATGCTGAACCTGTACGACGCCGACGGCAGGATTCAGTTCGACAAGGACGTGCTGGCGGCGCGCCAATACTTCCTGCAGCACGTCAACCAGAACACGGTCTTCTTCCACAACCAGGACGAGAAGCTCGACTACCTGATCCGCGAGAACTACTACGAGCGTGAGGTTCTCGACCAGTACTCGCGCAACTTCGTCAAGGAGCTGCTGGACCGCGCATACGCCAAGAAGTTCCGGTTCCCGACCTTCCTCGGCGCGTTCAAGTACTACACCTCCTACACGCTGAAGACGTTCGACGGTAAGCGTTACCTGGAGCGCTTCGAGGACCGCGTGGTCATGGTGGCGCTGACCCTGGCCGCCGGCGACACCGGACTGGCCGAGAAGCTCGTCGACGAGATCATCGACGGCCGCTTCCAGCCGGCCACCCCGACGTTCCTGAACTCGGGCAAAAAGCAGCGCGGCGAACCGGTGAGCTGCTTTTTGCTGCGCATCGAGGACAACATGGAGTCGATCGGGCGGTCGATCAATTCCGCCCTGCAGCTGTCCAAGCGCGGCGGGGGAGTTGCGTTGCTGCTGACCAACATTCGCGAGCACGGCGCGCCGATCAAGAACATCGAGAACCAGTCCTCGGGCGTCATCCCGATCATGAAGCTCCTGGAGGATTCGTTCTCCTACGCCAACCAGTTGGGCGCGCGCCAGGGCGCCGGCGCGGTGTACCTGCACGCGCATCACCCCGACATCTACCGCTTCCTGGACACCAAGCGCGAGAACGCCGACGAGAAGATCCGGATCAAGACGCTGAGCCTGGGCGTGGTGATTCCCGACATCACCTTCGAGCTGGCCAAGAAGAACGAGGACATGTACCTGTTCTCGCCGTACGACGTCGAGCGGGTCTACGGCCTGCCGTTCGCCGACATCTCGGTGACCGAGAAGTACTACGAGATGGTCGACGACGCGCGCATCCGCAAGACGAAGATCAAGGCGCGGGAGTTCTTCCAGACGCTGGCCGAGCTGCAGTTCGAGTCCGGCTATCCCTACATCATGTACGAGGACACGGTGAACCGGGCCAACCCGATCGAGGGCAAGATCACGCACTCGAACCTGTGCTCGGAGATCCTGCAGGTGTCCACGCCGTCGGAGTTCAACGACGACCTGTCGTATTCCAAGGTGGGCAAGGACATTTCGTGCAACCTCGGCTCGCTGAACATCGCCAAGGCCATGGACTCACCGGACTTCGCGCAGACGATCGAGGTGGCGATCCGCGCGCTGACCGCGGTGAGCGACCAGACCCACATCACGTCGGTGCCCTCAATCGAGCAGGGCAACAACGAATCCCACGCGATCGGCCTCGGGCAGATGAATCTGCACGGCTACCTCGCCCGGGAACGCATCTTCTACGGGTCCGAGGAAGGCATCGACTTCACCAACATCTACTTCTATACGGTGCTCTACCACGCGCTGCGGGCGTCGAACCGCATCGCCATCGAACGGGGCAGGGCGTTTGGCGGTTTCGAGCGGTCGAAGTACGCCTCGGGGGAGTTCTTCGACAAGTACATCGACCAGGTGTGGGAGCCGCAGACCGAGAAGGTGCGTCAGCTGTTCGCCGACGCGGACATCCGGATCCCCACCCAGGACGACTGGAAGCGACTGAAGGAATCGGTGCAGGAGTACGGCATCTACAACCAGAACCTGCAGGCCGTCCCGCCGACGGGGTCGATCTCCTACATCAACCACTCCACCAGTTCGATCCACCCGATCGCCAGCAAGGTCGAGATCCGCAAGGAAGGCAAGATCGGCCGCGTCTACTACCCGGCGCCCTACATGACCAACGACAACCTGGAGTACTTCCAGGACGCCTACGAGATCGGGTACGAAAAGGTCATCGACACCTACGCCGCGGCAACCCAGCACGTGGACCAGGGGCTGAGCCTGACGCTGTTCTTCAAGGACACCGCCACCACCCGCGACGTGAACAAGGCGCAGATCTACGCCTGGCGCAAGGGCATCAAGACGCTCTACTACATCCGGCTGCGGCAGATGGCATTGGAAGGAACAGAGGTCGAGGGCTGCGTGTCCTGCATGCTGTAG
- a CDS encoding TetR/AcrR family transcriptional regulator, with product MVRIPRPPHPSVKPPGAKVDARSERWREHRKKVRGEIVDAAFRAIDRLGPELSVREIAEEAGTAKPKIYRHFHDKADLFRAIGERLRDMLWAAIFPSIDLKTDSAREVIRRAVEEYVNLVDQHPNVLRVFIQGRSAASPQILNEGRGITLAVADMFDNELREMELDHAAIELAGHAAFGSAASATEWWLGPDADSPRRMPREQFVAHLTTIMIGVIVGTAEALGIVLDPDRPVHSVVPSNPAAS from the coding sequence GTGGTGAGAATTCCGCGACCACCCCACCCCAGCGTGAAGCCGCCCGGGGCGAAGGTCGACGCGCGCAGCGAGCGTTGGCGCGAACACCGCAAGAAGGTGCGCGGCGAGATCGTGGATGCGGCGTTCCGCGCCATCGACCGACTGGGTCCCGAGCTGAGCGTGCGGGAGATCGCCGAGGAGGCCGGCACCGCCAAGCCCAAGATCTATCGGCATTTCCACGACAAGGCCGACCTGTTCCGGGCCATCGGGGAACGGCTGCGCGACATGCTGTGGGCGGCGATCTTCCCGTCGATCGACCTGAAAACCGACTCGGCCCGCGAGGTGATCCGTCGCGCCGTCGAGGAGTACGTGAACCTCGTCGACCAGCACCCCAACGTCCTGCGGGTCTTCATCCAGGGCCGCTCGGCGGCGAGCCCCCAGATTCTCAACGAGGGCCGTGGGATCACCCTGGCCGTGGCCGACATGTTCGACAACGAACTCCGCGAGATGGAGCTGGACCACGCGGCAATCGAACTGGCCGGGCACGCCGCGTTCGGCTCTGCCGCGTCGGCCACGGAGTGGTGGTTGGGCCCCGACGCGGACAGCCCGCGGCGCATGCCGCGCGAGCAATTCGTCGCCCACCTGACGACGATCATGATCGGGGTCATCGTCGGCACGGCTGAGGCGCTGGGCATCGTGTTGGACCCCGATCGGCCGGTGCACAGTGTGGTGCCCAGCAACCCGGCGGCGAGCTGA